The Streptomyces sp. NBC_00299 DNA segment TGTGCTTGGTCAGCTTGGCCGTTGCGGTCGCGTCACCCTTCGTCGGCGCCGCGTCGTAGGCACCGCCGTCGTACGCGCTGCGCACATCGGAGACGACGTGCTTGGTGCGGTCCGGTGTGGTCGCGCACTTCACCGAGACCGTCTCTACCCGCGAGGGCAGGGTGAGGATGTTGGCGGTGGTGTTGGTGGCGTATGTGGTGCGGGTGCAGACGTCGTCGGTGGCGATGGACGTGTCGCCCTGGTCGTCGATTTGAGTGACCCGGCCGGCGACGGTGTCGTATGTCGTGTCCTTCAGGGTGGTGCGCCACAGGCTGCCCGCCCCGTCGTCCAGCGATGTCCACGTCCGCGACTCGTCTGTGCCGGTGAAGTTCGCGGTCACCGTGCCCCACGAGCGCGTCTTCTTCGCGGTCTCGTGGTGCCACGGCCGCTCGACGGTCTTCTCCAGCACCTTGCCGCCGGGCCCGGAGTACTTGGCCGTCTTGTAGGTGAATCCGGTCGCCGCCTCGTGGTCGGTGATCGCGGCGCCCTCACCGGTGTCCAGGGTGACGCTGACGGACTTGGTGCCGCCGTCCTTGGTCAGCCGGTCACCGTGCATACCGCGCAGGAAGTAGCTGTCCGTTTGCGTCTTCAGGTACGCGGCGCCGCCCTGGCCACCGGTCTTGGCCCGGACGTGACCGTAACCGCGCCACTGCGACCAGGTCTTGTTCTTCTCCTTGGTCAGACCGTCATCGTCGTCGTAGTGCCATGCGGCACCGCCCAGGTACTCGTACGTGGTCACCGCGTCGGGTGCGCCGCCGGTGCGGTCGGTGGCGGTCACCGAGGTGACGACGTATTTGTTGAACCAGTGCTTTTCCGGCGCCTCGGTGTCCGTGCCGCCAAGCATCTGCGGGTAGCAGCGGGTGGTGTTGGTCTCCGGCGTCGGCAGCGTGGCCTGGTCGCAGGCCTCAGCCGAGTAGTTGACGTCGAGCTGGCCGCCCTGCTCGTCGGCGATGGTCGACAGGCGCGCCTTGATGAACGGGGCGTAGCCGTCGCCGGTCTTGTCGAGCCGGTTCGCGAGCTGTGTGTATGTCAGCGTCGTCTTCGGCAGGGTGATCGGCGTGGTGCCGGTGTGCCCGGTGCGCTGGATGGAGTCCAGCAGCAGTTGGTAGTCGACGTCCGCCTGACCCCAGCGGTGGGTCAGCGCCCAGGAGTCGACCTTGTGGGGGGTCGTGCCGTTGAAGACGTAGCTGGTGATGCCGGTCAGCCGCTTGCGGGTCCAGAAGGTCGGTGAGAGCCGGCCCTTGTCACAGTCGGTGGCTGCCTCGCAGTTCATGTCCCACGGGGTGTCGTACCAGTAGTCCGAGTCGGTGGAGATCGAGGAACAGGTGGTGTGGGCGTCGGGTATGCACCGCTCGGAGTTGGTGAACTCCACCTTGGCCAGCGGCTGGTCGTAGAAGGCGCGCAAGCCGTACTCGACCCGCTTCAGGTAACCGCCGCGCACATACGGGGTGTCGTCCGCGGCCTTGAGGTTACGGCCGTAGGAGTTGCTCTCCTTGCCGTAGTAGTACGTCATCCGGTTGCCGTGCGCGTCGATGACGGCATCCAGGTTCCACCGCCAGGTCTGCTGGCACCAGGATTCCGCGAACGTCGTCTTCTTGCACGGTTCGCCGGCGTCGTCGCCGAAGACGGGCACGGTCCACGACGAGTTCGTCTCGTCCTTGCCTTCGGCCCACCCGGAGGGGCGGTTGTAGCCGAAGTAGTAGCGCGCGCCGTCCGGGGTGGTCACCCGCCAGTACTCGCCGTCGTCGTCGCCGTTGGCCAGCGCCGTGTTGCGCAGCCGCTTGACGAGTGTGCCGTCGTCCTTCTTGAGTTTGAACTCGTCGGTCGTCCCGGTGGGGACGAGCTCGCCGCCCTTTCCGTTGAAGGTGATGTAGGCGTTGTCGTAGCCCCAGCACAGGTCGCCGGGCTTGCTGATGCCGTCGGGGGCCGTCTGCCCGTCGTCGGCGCACGGCTTGTAACGGCGCTCGATGAAGCCCTGCGACAGTTCGAGGCCGTCACCGACCCACGAGGACTGGTTGTTGGTGTTGCCGGTACGGCCGTCGATCGACCCGGATGAGTAGGACAGACCCAGGCTCGGAGCCAAGCCACCCGGAACCTCGGGCACCGGAATGTCGTACGACCAGGCGAAGTCACCGGTGTTGAGATTGGTGCTCCAGGTCGCCGACGGCGACAGGGGGCTCGCCTTGTAGTCACCGGTCTTGCCCGCGTCCCCGGCGGTCGCGGCCATCAGGGTAAGTGAGCGGTTGCTCACCTTCACGCTGCGGGCGGTGAGGGTCTGTGCCTCGGTGTCGTTGTCCGTGGCTACCGGGGTGGTGGTGCGGCACGCCTTTTTCTTCGGCGTGGTCAGCGCGCAGGCCGGAAGCTCGACCAGGGTCAGCCTGGAGGCGTAGCCGCCGCCGAACGCCTCGGCGAAGCTGGAGTAGTCCAGGGTGGCGCCGATCTTGCCGGAGGACGCCTTGTCCTTGGCCCTCAGGGTGAACAGGACCCCTTCGACCCCGGCCTTCGCCGCGGCTGCACGGCCCACGACTTTGGCCTCGATGGTGCCGCCGGTCGCCGACTCTAGCTTCTTTGCGGGGGTGTTCAGCGTAACCGGGAGGCCCTTGGCGGCAACTGCCGCACTGTCCTGGGCGGCCGGCTCCTTCAGCGTCACGACCGCCGAGCCCGCCTCGGGCCAGTCGGCCTTCGGCGCCTTTTGTGGGGTGCGCGGGCCCTTTTGGACCTTGCGCGGCTTGCTCTTTGTACCTGACGTGCCCGCGACCGGCTTGTCCGGTTCGGACACCTCGGGGCGTCCCTTGCCCGCCGCCTCGGCGGCCGGCGCGAACGCCGTCGCCTGAAGGAGCGTGGCGACCATGACCGCCGATGTTCCCAGGGCGACTCTGCGACCCAGGGCGGCTACGCGCCAGGAGCGCGCTCTGCCATTCATGAACGAACTCGTTTCTTCGATCAACTTGATCAAGGGGAAATCAAGGGGTGCCCGGGGCAGAAGCGGCCCGGGCACCCCGTCTCATCAGGTCCCGGTCAGTCGCCGGGCACCTTTGTCGCCAGGTCGAACCACGAGGTGTGCAGCTTTTCGACCTGTGCGTCCGTGAGCGTGCCCTGGAAGGTCCACACGTCGTCGACCAGGCCCGGGAAGTACGAGCGCGCGCCCGTGCCGGTGCCGTTGCGGCCGATCTGCAGCGAGGTGGCCTTGAACGCGATCGCGTTCTCCGCCCACGGGACGAGGTCCTCGCAGCCCACGTCATCCGCCGCGCCGTCGCCGTTTTCGTCCTTGCAGGCGACCTCCTCGAGGTGGCCGTTGACGTACAGACGGGCCTCCTTGGTGAAGCCGTCGTAGGCCAGGGCGATGTGGTTCCACTGGCGTGCGTCGGAGAACAGGCCGTTGTCGACCTGCACCACGGTGGGCGTCTGGGCGGGGTCGTCGGTGTCGGTCAGCGACAGCTGCCAGCGTCCGGGGTTCTTGTCCGGGTTGACGGTGTCGGGGACGAACTGCACCTTGAGCGCGTTGCGGTTGGCCCCCTCAGCGCTCAGCAAGGTCACTGGCCCGCCGGGCATTGACGACGTCACTGCCCATGCCGTCAGTGTGAAGCTGCCGGAGGTGTCGGTCGGGATCTTCGCGGCGGAGGCGTAGCCGGTGGTGCCGTTCAGCGCCATCGAGGCGTTGCCGATGAAGGCGCTGTCCGACTGCGCTGCACCGCCGTTCAGCGTGAGCGGGTTGGTGGTGCTCACATCGTCCGGAGTGGTGAGGGGGGCGGTCCCGGCCGTCGTCTCGAACATCCAGCGGCTCTTGACCAGCGGACGCTGCTTGAACAGCTGGTACACCTCGTCGCCCGACACCGCACGGTCGAAGATCCGCACGTCGTCGATCTGTCCGGGGAAGAAGGACGCGGGCGTGCCGTCGAACTGGCTGGCACCGATCTGGAAGGCGCCGCCCGCGTACCAGTTCGCGGCCAGCTGCGTGGAGCCTGCCAGGGTGCCGTTCACATACAGCAGCAGCTTGTCGGCCACCGTGTCGTGCACGCCGACGAGGTGCGCCCAGGTACCGGCCTGGGCGGTCTTTCCCTCGGCCTGCATGGCGCGGATCGGGGTGCCGGTGGCGGAGTCCGCCGAGTAGTTGTTGAGCACCCAGCGGTCGTAGGCGCTGGAGTAGTACAGCTCGAAGCCCGGCTTGTTCGTGCCGAGCTGCGTGGCGATGACACCCGAGTGGTTCGGCTTGGTCGCTGGGAGCTTCGCCCACGCCGACACCGCGTAGCTGCGCTCGTTGTTCAGCAGCGGCCGGTTGGTGGTGGCGTAGTCGTTGGTGCCGTCCAGGGTCAGTGCCTTGCCTGCAACGCCCTCGCCGCCGGAGGTCGGGCCGCCGGCGAACGCGGCGTTGACGACTTCCTGCTTGCCGGTCAGCTCGGTGGCGGAGGCCTGCTCGTCCATGGCGAAGACCATGCGCGCCGGACGCCCCGCGCTCAGCGACGTCTTGGTGTTGAGTACCGTCACCTCGGCCTGCGACAGAGGCTTGTCGAAGATCTGCACCTCGTCGATGTCGCCGGGGAAGAACGAACCGGGAGCTCCGCTGTAGGAGCCCGCGCCGAGCTGGAGGCCCCGGCGGGCGTCCCACGGTGTGGAGTACGCGGTGGTGCCCACCAGGGCGCCGTCGACGTAGAGCTTCATCTCGTCGGCGCCGGAGCTGTAGGTGCCCACCAGGTGGGTCCATTTGCCGACGGTGACGCCGCCCGCGGCGGGTGCCATCGCGCGCACGGGCGTTGCGGAGGCGGTGTCGGCGGTGTACTGGTTCATGGCCCAGCGGTCATAGACCTTGGAGTAGTACAGCTCGAAGCCGGGTGCATGGTTTCCGGGCTGGGCCGCGATGACCGCCGCCCCGCTGGGCGCCTTGGACAGCTTCGCCCAGGCCGACACGGAGAAGCCGCCGTCAGTGCCGATCGTGGGAATGTCCGTCTTGGCGTAGTCGTCCACGCCGTCGAACGTCACGGCGGTGCCCTTGGCCCCGGCCGTTCCGGGCGTGGGGCCGCCGTACAGCGTCGCGGGGCGGTCCTTCGCCGTGGCCGTCGCCGTGGTCGCGCCCGCGGCCTCGTCGAGCTGCCACATCGACCGCTCGGGCTGACCAGACTTGACCCGGAACTGGTACGTACGGATCTCACTGTCGTTGCCCGCCGCGTCGAAGGCCTGCGCGGTCACGAACCTCAGACCCGGCTCGTCCGGCAGGATCTTCGCGATCTGAGCCGCACCGCCGCTCGTCGCGAGCGTGTTCTTCGAACTGGGGTCGCCGTTGAAACCGAACCAATACTTCGTCACGTCGGTCGACGAGCTGTCGATCGTGAACGAGCCGTACTTGCCGACGCCGTCGAACCATGGGTCCTCGGGGTCCTCAGGGTTGGACTGGGGGTACTCGCCCGAGGAGATCGAGGGCGCCTTGGGCACGGCGGTGTCGTAGACGAAGTAGCAGCCGGTCGGGTCACCCGCGTTCGACCACGGCGAGTACTGGCCCCCGTCATGCGAGCGGACGTACCAGTTGACCGTCTTGTTCGTCGGGATCGACGACGGCAGGCTGATCTGGAATGACGAACCCGACTTCTTCGACCCGGTCCGGTCCGGGGTCCACGAGCCGCCGTCCCACTTCGCCTGGAACTGCACCGAGACGCTGTCGCCGTCCGGGTCGGTGATGTTGTTCGCGTAGATCTTCCCCAGCGTGCGAACGCGCGCCGGAGTGGACGGCTTCTTGCACGTGCCGCCGTACTCCATCGTCAGCTGCGACATCTTGACCTGGCCCGGCGGGCGGTTGTACTTCACCCGCAAGAACGCCTTGTCGGAGAACCGCTTCCAGCCGTACTCATCCGTCTCGCTGGCCGCCTTCAGACCGAACGTCATCGACGGGTCCTTGGCGTTGGCTGCCGACTGAAGGGCGGACTTCACGTTGAACTCCGCGTCGGCCGCGGAGCAGCCCGAGTAGCCGTGCGCGAAGGAGTCCGACGCGATCTTGGTGTTCCAGAACCCGCTCTGGTTCTGCGAGTTCCACGTCGTCTGGTCCGAGATGGGGTCGGTGTCCCACAGCTCGACCGTGCGGTCGGAGCAGGAGGCCGACCAGGTGTTGCGGACCACGAAGTCGGCTTCCAGGATCGTCCTGCCCGCGAACGCCGAGGTGGAGATGCGATAGAAGAGCCGCTTGGTGTCGTACGGCTGGCAGTAGTACCAGCCGCAGTAGCCGAGGCCCGCGTCCGAGTCGCCGTTGAACTTCCACTGCGGCGACGACGCCCAGTACTTCGACGCCATCGTCCACGCGGTCGCGCGCGGCGAGTACCACTGCGGGTCGATGAACACCGGGTATTTGGTGCCGACGCCATTGAGGACGTTCTGGTCCGGGGTCAGCACCAGCTCGTTCTCGCCGGCCGGGAGGTCCACGTCGACGGGGGCGAGCTTGCCGGACTCGCCGGCGCCCGGCTCACCGGCCGGGGTGCCGGAGGCTGCGGCGAGGGTTCTGGCGGAAACCTTCGGTGCCTGGGCGGACTCGCCGGGGCTGGAGTCCCACATGACCGGCTTCGGCGCCTCGAAGACGGTGCCGTTCGTGGCGCTGTCGGCCGCGCGCAGGCCGCCCTGGGCGTTCTCCTTGACCTTCAGGCCGTCCGACCCGAGCTTCAGCCGCAGTTCGGCGAGATCTGGGTTCTTGGCGGCCTCGGCCGACTTGACCACGAGCAGCTGCGTGAAGCCGTCCTCCTGCGCGGTCATCCGCAGGTCGACATCCGGCAGCACATCCGGGTATGTCGCCATAGCCCCCGACAGCTGCGGCTCGGGCAGCGCGGTAGGCCACGAAAGGCTCATCGCCCGCCCGGCACGCTCCATCCGCACCAGCGGATCCTTGGCCCCGCCCCCGGAGAATGCCAGGTTCACGGTGGCCGCCTTGGGCGCGAACGTCCCGCCCTCGGTGGCGGCCAGGTCGGTGTCGACGCGCTTCCAGCCGTCCTCGGCGCGGGTCCACGTCGGCCGCAGATACTCCCGTGCCTCGAAGTTCCCGTCCGGGGTGGCGAACACCTCGGTGGTCTCTCCCCGCTGGGACAGGACCTCCACAGCCTCGCCGGACTTGTGGGCCTTGGCCAGCGCCTGGGCCTCGGTGGCCGCGGCGGTCGGGCCGTCGGCGGTCCCGGTGCCTGTCGTGGCGGGTGTCTGCGTCTCGGCGATGGCGTAGCCGACGGTTCCTGGAACCAGGCCGGCGGCCAGTGTCACACCGAGCAGTGCGGCAACTGCTCTACTTCGGCCCGGTTGTCGAGCCCATATACCTGTCATCACTCACTCACAACGTATTCACATTTGTGATGTGTACATAACGATGCGGTGATCATGAAGTCAATTCCAAGAGACCGCATTGTGAGATCAAGATTTGGCAAAGTAGGTGGTTCTTAGGGCAAGATGCAGCAAAGTGCTCTGTTCCAGTGCGGCGTAGCCCATGAGCCCGCGCCGGTAGCGTGTGTGGAGGGTCTCGAGGCCGCGTAGTTCGGGCGAGATAGCGGTTGTCGACGCTGCGGACACGGTGTCGTACTGCGGCTTGGGCGTGGTCCACGCCTCGTTGACCCTCACCGGCCGAACTCGGCGGGCAGTCCTCGCGCATCGTCCAGGCCGGTTCCCCGGGCGATCTCGCGGGCACGCAGCTCCGGTCGGCCTACATGGCGGGCCGGGTCTGGTGTGTTAACTGCACCAGTCGCTCCGATCCGGGGCGGCTGATCGCCGTCTGAAGGAAACTCCTGTTGTTAGACCTGCGTCACGAGTTGATCGAAGGCCGGGCAGATGTGCCCCGTGTCGGTTCGGTCATTGAGCTGGAGACGATTCCCTGGTACACGGTTGTCGACGGTGAGGGCACTGCCGTTGCTCCCGTCGTTCCGTACCTCCGCGGCTTGATCCTGGACGACAACCGTCCGGCAACCGCCAAGAGCTATGCCCATGACCTCCTTCGCTGGCACCGGCTGCTGTGGTTCCTGGGCATCGACTGGGACCGGGCGACCGAGGCCGAAGCCTCCGCCCTCGTAGGCTGGCTCCGCGTCGCCCCGAACCCCCAGCGTCACCGCCGAAGCGCCAATGCGCCGCAGCCAGGCTCGGTCAACCCGCGCACCGGCAAGCCCTACCTCAAGGCCGGCTACGCCCCTTCCACGATCAACCACTGCCTGACCGTGATCAGCGGCTTCTACGCCTACCACCGGCATCACAACCGCGGTCCGCTTCTCAACCCGGTACCGGAGTCCCGGGCACAGCGCCGGGCCCTGGCCCACCGGGCTCCGGACGAAGAGATCCCTCAGTTCCGGCGAGCCCGGCTCCGACAGCGGGTCCGCAGATCCGACCCCCGCTCGATTCCTGACGAGATGTGGGACGAGTTCTTCGCGGCTCTGACCTGCGACCGAGACCGGGCGGCTGTTCTGCTCTACGTCTCCAGTGGATCGCGGGCGAGCGAGCTCCTCGGCGTCACGCCCGGGGACATCAACTGGGCCAAGCAGCTGATCCGGGTCGTCACCAAGGGCACGGATGACCGCGAACCCGTCCCGGTCAGCCCGCAGGCCCTAACGGTCCTGGCGGCCTACCTCGACCACATAGGGCTTCCGCAGGCCGGCGAGCCGGTCTTTCGCACCCGCCGGGCCCCGGACCGGCCGCTGACCTACTGGGCGATGCGCCGGGTGATCCAGCGGGTCAACGACAGGCTCGGCACGAACTGGACGCTGCACGATCTGCGGCACACCGCCGCGACCCGGATGGCGAACGATCCGAACCTGACACTCTCCCAAGTCCGGGCGATTCTGCGGCACACCGATCTGGCGACCACAGGCCGCTACCTGAACGCCCGGGTCGAGGACCTCTTCGACGCCCTGCAGCAGCACTACAGCCGGCCGCGCGCCGAGCGGATCATCGCACCCGGCTACGACCCCGACGACTTCAAGGCGGTCTTCGGTGGTTAACCGCACCACGGTCGAGACCTACACGGCCCGCAACCGGCGGCCGCGGCCCCGCGACAGCAGCCGCGAGGCGGGACGGCCCGGGTTCCAAGGGGCCACCCTTGAGGCGGCACCTGCTCCGCGGCCCAAGCATCCGCCGGCCCCGTTCGGGGATCTGACCACGACATCAGTCGAGGATCTCTGCGACCTGGCCGCACAGATCCTGCGAGGGAAGACGAACTCGGTCGCAGAGAAACGCAGCCGCGGGATCCGGAGGCTCTTCGGCCACCTCGCGACGCTGCCCGGCGAGACTTGGCAGGAGCGTTGGGAGGGCAGCGGCTTCAACGACGAGAACGCTCCGTCGGTGACCATCCTGGCCAGGCCGGAGGTCCGCTACGACAGATCCAACCTAATCTCCGCACTGAAGATGGCGTTCGGCATGAGGGTCATCCAGCCGTCGCTGTCCGGGTTCAGAGCGAACAAGTTCCCGGACTACCCGGAGCCGTTCCGCAAGCTCCAGCGCGACCCTCAACTCGACGAGATCTTCCGCGCGATCGACTCCCACCCGGAGT contains these protein-coding regions:
- a CDS encoding tyrosine-type recombinase/integrase, with product MILDDNRPATAKSYAHDLLRWHRLLWFLGIDWDRATEAEASALVGWLRVAPNPQRHRRSANAPQPGSVNPRTGKPYLKAGYAPSTINHCLTVISGFYAYHRHHNRGPLLNPVPESRAQRRALAHRAPDEEIPQFRRARLRQRVRRSDPRSIPDEMWDEFFAALTCDRDRAAVLLYVSSGSRASELLGVTPGDINWAKQLIRVVTKGTDDREPVPVSPQALTVLAAYLDHIGLPQAGEPVFRTRRAPDRPLTYWAMRRVIQRVNDRLGTNWTLHDLRHTAATRMANDPNLTLSQVRAILRHTDLATTGRYLNARVEDLFDALQQHYSRPRAERIIAPGYDPDDFKAVFGG
- a CDS encoding LamG-like jellyroll fold domain-containing protein; protein product: MTGIWARQPGRSRAVAALLGVTLAAGLVPGTVGYAIAETQTPATTGTGTADGPTAAATEAQALAKAHKSGEAVEVLSQRGETTEVFATPDGNFEAREYLRPTWTRAEDGWKRVDTDLAATEGGTFAPKAATVNLAFSGGGAKDPLVRMERAGRAMSLSWPTALPEPQLSGAMATYPDVLPDVDLRMTAQEDGFTQLLVVKSAEAAKNPDLAELRLKLGSDGLKVKENAQGGLRAADSATNGTVFEAPKPVMWDSSPGESAQAPKVSARTLAAASGTPAGEPGAGESGKLAPVDVDLPAGENELVLTPDQNVLNGVGTKYPVFIDPQWYSPRATAWTMASKYWASSPQWKFNGDSDAGLGYCGWYYCQPYDTKRLFYRISTSAFAGRTILEADFVVRNTWSASCSDRTVELWDTDPISDQTTWNSQNQSGFWNTKIASDSFAHGYSGCSAADAEFNVKSALQSAANAKDPSMTFGLKAASETDEYGWKRFSDKAFLRVKYNRPPGQVKMSQLTMEYGGTCKKPSTPARVRTLGKIYANNITDPDGDSVSVQFQAKWDGGSWTPDRTGSKKSGSSFQISLPSSIPTNKTVNWYVRSHDGGQYSPWSNAGDPTGCYFVYDTAVPKAPSISSGEYPQSNPEDPEDPWFDGVGKYGSFTIDSSSTDVTKYWFGFNGDPSSKNTLATSGGAAQIAKILPDEPGLRFVTAQAFDAAGNDSEIRTYQFRVKSGQPERSMWQLDEAAGATTATATAKDRPATLYGGPTPGTAGAKGTAVTFDGVDDYAKTDIPTIGTDGGFSVSAWAKLSKAPSGAAVIAAQPGNHAPGFELYYSKVYDRWAMNQYTADTASATPVRAMAPAAGGVTVGKWTHLVGTYSSGADEMKLYVDGALVGTTAYSTPWDARRGLQLGAGSYSGAPGSFFPGDIDEVQIFDKPLSQAEVTVLNTKTSLSAGRPARMVFAMDEQASATELTGKQEVVNAAFAGGPTSGGEGVAGKALTLDGTNDYATTNRPLLNNERSYAVSAWAKLPATKPNHSGVIATQLGTNKPGFELYYSSAYDRWVLNNYSADSATGTPIRAMQAEGKTAQAGTWAHLVGVHDTVADKLLLYVNGTLAGSTQLAANWYAGGAFQIGASQFDGTPASFFPGQIDDVRIFDRAVSGDEVYQLFKQRPLVKSRWMFETTAGTAPLTTPDDVSTTNPLTLNGGAAQSDSAFIGNASMALNGTTGYASAAKIPTDTSGSFTLTAWAVTSSMPGGPVTLLSAEGANRNALKVQFVPDTVNPDKNPGRWQLSLTDTDDPAQTPTVVQVDNGLFSDARQWNHIALAYDGFTKEARLYVNGHLEEVACKDENGDGAADDVGCEDLVPWAENAIAFKATSLQIGRNGTGTGARSYFPGLVDDVWTFQGTLTDAQVEKLHTSWFDLATKVPGD